The Stigmatella ashevillena genomic sequence GACCGATTACGGCGCCCGTCCCCAGGTTCTCGGAGCCCGGGTGAGGGCCTCGGATGGCGCGCTGCTGGACGCCACGCCGCGGGTCCTCAGCCGTTCGGCCGCTGGAACGTCTCCCTATAACGCCGTCTTCCTGGGCGTTCACCCCGCGGTGGCGTTCGATGGGACGAACTACCTGGTGACCTGGGATGGCCAATGGTTCACGGGCCAGGGCTATGCCTACGGCCTCATGGGGATCCGCGTGAGGCCCTCGGACGGTTCGTGCATCGAGTCCACCGGCTTTCCGATTGCCCAGTTCGGCACGGGCCTGGGCTTGGGCGACAGCAAGGCCCGGGTGGCCTACACGGGTGGCAACTACCTGGTGGCCTGGGAGCAGGCGGGCGACGTCAAGGCCGCGCGTGTCACCGCTTCGGGACAGGTGCTGGACACGACGCCCTTGTCGTTGGCGGTATCGGCGGGCCATGAGCGCAGCCCGGCCGTGGCGGCACGGGACGGCGAGTTCCTGGCGGTCTGGATCGGCGCGGATGGCAACCTCTGGGGCAGAAGGGTGAGGGCCTCGGATGGCGTCAAGCTGGGCTCCTCGGACCTCTTCCTGGGCACGGCCGCCGTGGCACCTCCGGAGATCACCTTTGATGTCGCGGACTACTGGGTGGCCTGGCAAGGCACTCGCGGTGGGGCTCGCAAGGCGTTGATCACCCGCGTGACGTCCGAGGGCGCGGTCTCGGGGGCGGAGTTGGTGACGGCCGATGTGGCCTCCGGTATCGCTGCGGAGCGCGGAGCCATCGCCTCGGTGGGCTCGGGGCTCGTCCTGACGGCCTACCTGGCGAAGGATTCCTCGGGGACGACGCGTGGGTGGTTGCGACTCGTGACGGCCGGGCAGTTGCACGTCTCGCAGGAGCGCGCGCCGGCCCTCCCGGCCCTGTACGGGGGGAGTTTCGGCTCCGCGATCGCCGAGGGCAACGGCATGTACTTCGTGGCCTGGTCACGGATTCGCGAGACGCCCCTCCATCCGGAGATCGTCGGGGTCCGCGTGAGGATCTCGGACGGCGCGGTGCTGGACCCCATCCCTTTGAGCCTGAGTGGAGAGCACTACGCCACGCTCCAACCCGCCGTGGCCTTCGACGGCACGAACTTCCTGGTGGTCTGGTCGAACATCGACATCCCTCGCATTGACGGGGCCCGGGTGAGGGCCTCGGATGGCGTGGTGCTGGACACCCCCCCGCTCATCCTCGATCGGGCCTCTGGCACCTCTTTCTCCATCCGGGGCAGCCACCCCTCCGTGGCGTTCGATGGGACGAACTACCTGGTGACCTATGGCGGAGGCCGAGGGTACGGGGCTCCCGGTGTCGTGAACGGCGTCATGGCCATTCGCGTGAGGCCCTCGGACGGAACGCGCATCGAGTCGGACAGCTTCCTGGTGGCTCGACTGGGCATTGAGACGGAAGGAGCCGGCCTCGGGCCGCAGGTGACCTATGCGGGTGGCAACTACCTGGTGGCCTGGCAGCAGGGGGGCGAGGTCAAGGCCGCCCGCATCAGCGCCTCCACGGGGCAAGTGCTGGACACCTCGCCCCTGGCCCTGGGGACCACGGGCAGTGGGCGCTTGCCGGCCGTGGCCGCCCAGGCGGACACGTTCCTGGCGGTCTGGAGCGCCGCGGATGGCGGCCTGTGGAGCCGACGGTTGAGGGCCTCGGATGGCGTCAAGCTGGGCACCGCGGACCTCTTCGTGGGGGCGGGCGCCCAGGGCTCGCCCCGTGTGGCCTTCGATGGGGCGGACTACCGAGTCACGTGGCCTGCCCTGCGGGCGGGGGCCACCCAGTTGGTGTCCAACCGGATCTCGCCGCTGGGTGTGGCCGTGGCGGAGACAGAGTTCGTGATCTCCTCGGTGTCCAACGGATCGGATCATCTCCAGTGGGGAGGAAACCTCGCCGCGGCTGGGCCCGGCCGTTTCCTGGTCAGCTATGCCCCGGGGTCGGGGCTGGCCGTCCGGATGCGCTTTGTGAGCGATGACACCCTCCCGCAGTGTGGCTCGGAGGCGCCTTCCATCGTGATCGGGGGCGGCGCTGAATTGACGCTGGAGTGCGGTTCCGGCGTGTACAGCGATCCAGGCGCTCAAGCGTTCGACGCGTGCGGCCATGCCCTGCCGGTGCATGCGTACAACACGGGCTCGGATTCGAGCGGGCCGGGCCCCAATCTGAGCGCCGAAGGGACCTACTATGTCTCGTACACCGCGCAGGATGCGAACGGGAGCATGTCCACGGCTGTCCGGAAGGTCATTGTGGATGACCGGACGGCCCCCACGCTCACGCTCCAGGGTGCCTCGCAAATGACGCACACGTGCGGCAGCCAGTGGGTGGACCCCGGCGTGCAAGCCACGGACGCGTGCTACGGCAACCTCACGGCTCAGGTGTGGCGCGACGGTTATGTGAATGGCTGGGCGGTGGGCACGTACACGGTGACGTACTCCCTGAAGGACAGCGGGGGGAACAGCGCCCCGTCTGTCACGCGCACCGTGAACGTCGTCAACTGCCCCTGGTAGAGACGGCTTGGGTTGTGGCCTGCCCCCTTTCTCTCTCAGAGAGAGGGGGCAGGTGGTTTTTGTCCTAATCGGCCGTGAGGGTCACTCCGGCGTCTGGACTTCCTGCATCCGGGGTTCCAGCGTCTGAGTCCCCTGCGTCGGAGGTACCCGCGTCCGGGTCCCCTCCGTCGGGAGTACCCGCGTCAGGAGTGCCTGAATCCGGAGTGCCCGCGTCGGAAGGAAGGGGCGCTTCGACACAGAGTTCGGCCTGACAGATCAGCCCAGGTTTGCAGTCCTCATTTTTCATGCACCGGATGTTCTCGTCGCAACTGGCGCCCAAGCCTCCTGACATCCCTTCCAAGTGCAGGTGGAAGTCTTTGATGTAGGAGGTGATCTTCTGGTTGCCGAATGACCCGATGAGCGTGTGGGTGAGGTACACCGTGTCATTGCTCCGGGTGGCCGTGATGTCGAGGGGAACGCTCATGTTGTCGAAGGCGTTCTTGATGTTCCTGGCGGTGTTGTTGCTGTTCCCTTTTTCCAGCTCCACCGGGGTGTTGTCTTCGGACCAGCTATCGTTGTTGTCGAACTCGAAAGTCACCGGGAGGTGCGTACCGTCGTTGACGATGAAGGTGTTCCCGTCATTGATGTTGAATGCGCTTTTGACGACGATGCGTCCCGAGGCCTTCTCGGACTGACGCTTTGTGCATGTGGCGTTGCAGGTCCCGCAGGAGTCGCTGTTTCCATCATCGCAAGTCTCCCCGCCATTTTGGACACCATCTCCGCAGTAAGCGCCCTCCAGGGACAGCGCTTTCTGGCAGTCCGACTGGCAGGCGGTACAAGTGGGCGTGCCGTAGGGGCATGACGTTTCGGTCTCTTTGTTGCCGTCGTCGCAGGCCTCCTCGGGAAGGTTCCGGACGCCGTCCCCACAGAAGGCGCCTGTGAGGTTCTTCACTTGCTGGCAGTCCGCCCGGCAGCGTTGACAGGTTTCCTCGCCATACGCACAGGTGGTCTCGGTGGTGGTGTTGCCATCGTCGCAGACCTCCTTGCCGGGGTTGAGGAAGCCATCACCACAGCGGTTGAGCTTGCACGTGGTGAGACAGGCATCCGCATTGCTGCCATTGCGGTCGTCACACTCCTCGCTGGCGGCTGGGTTGGTATGCCCGTCCCCACACGAGACGGGGGTGCAATCGCTGTCGCAGCCAGGGGTATTTCCCCGCTCGTCGCACACCTCGTTGGCCTGGAGGTTGAGGAACCCATCCCCGCAGACGGCGGGGGTGCAGTCCGAGTCACAGGTCAGGGAGTTTCCGCGAGTGTCACATTGCTCATTGGCATTCGGGTTGACGAAGCCATCGCCACAGACGGCCTGCGTGCAGTCCGCATCACAGGCCAGGGTGTTGCCCTGGGTGTCGCACTGCTCGCCGGCCTGGTTGTTGGCGAAGCCATCACCACAGAGGGCGGGGGTGCAATCGGCGTCGCAAGTGGTGGAGTTGCCTGCCGTGTCACATTGCTCGCCTCGGGTGGTGTTCGTGTCGCCGTCGCCACAGAAGGCAATCGTGCAGTTGAGATCGCAGACGGAGGTCTCAACCCTCCCCAGGGTGTCGCACTGCTCTCCCGCGCTGGGGTTCACGATGCCATCACCACAGGAAGCCAGGGTGCAGTTGCTGTTACAGGTGGCCGACTCGCCCTGCGAGTCGCAGGCCTCCACGCGCGGCTCCTGGGCATCCACGAAGCCATCCCCGCATCGGGCCAGGACACACTGGAGGCTGACCTCGACGCAGTTGTCCTCGTTGCTGTGGTTGCCGTCGTCGCACTCCTCGTCGGAGTCCCGGGTCCCGTTGCCACAGCCCTCGCCCGAGCGGCAGTCCGCGCTGCAACCATCGCCGTCCACGGTGTTGCCGTCGTCGCACACCTCGCCCCGGATGAGATCGGTGACGCGGTTGCCGCAGCGCTCGTTGGAGCGGCAGTTGGCGCTGCAGCCATCCCCATCATCGAGGTTCTTGTCGTCGCACACCTCGCCCACGCTGGTGTCGGTGATGCCATTGCCGCACAGCTCGCTCGACTTGCAGTCGGCGCTACATCCGTCCTCCGCGGTGGTGTTTCCGTCGTCGCACACCTCGCCGATGCTCAGGTCGGTGATCCGGTTGCCGCAGGACTCGTTCGACGAGCAGTCCCGGCTACAGCCATCTCTGTCCAGGATGTTGCCGTCGTCACAGGTTTCATCCGACTGAACGATGCCGTCGCCGCAGGGGGTCCTGATGCAGACCGCCTGGTTGGCGGCACAGGCTTGTCCCTCGGGGCAGACGAGTCCCGAAGGGCAGAGCACGCTGGCGGGTTCGAAGCAGGATGCGAGTGGAATGGCCAGGAGCATCCACAACGCGAGGCTTCGGTCGGCAGAAAGGGCGTTTCGGTGCATCGAAGACCTCAGAAGCGGAACGTTGCCTGGATGCCGCGTTCCCGGCCGCCGAACAGGGGGGCGAGGTTCACGGCCTGGGATTCATTTGCGGCCGAGCCAGGATTGATGCGGTAGGGCTGGGACCGGTTGATGTAGACGAGCACGGCACCGGTGATCACCGCCGCGCCGCCCAGGGCATAGGTGCCGAGCGCGACCCTTTGCAGGTTGTCTCCCCGGATGCGCAGGTCGGTGACGGTCTGCGGGGGGACACAACCACCGCACGAGGAGACCTGGGTATCGAAGTCGCGGTAGCTGCTCCGGGACTGCATGTGGAGGGCGCCTCCGCCCAGCGCCACCGCGACCCCGGCGCCCATCAACGCCCAGGGTTTCCACGCGGACCAGTGGCGGCGGTACCGCGTGAGTTCCTCGGTGGTGTACAGCTTGAGGGTCAGCGTCGTGGTCTCACCGGGAAGCAGGGTGCGGCTCATGTCGGTGGTGGGGTGGCCTTCCTGGGTGGCCAGGAGGGTGTGTTGTCCCGGGCGGACCAGTCCTTCGTAGCGGCCCGGGGCCACGAACAGCACTCGGCCATCCAGGGTGACGGAGGCTCCGGGGGAGTCACAGGTGATGATGACCCGGGAGAGCTGCTTCTCGACGAGCGTCTTGTAGGCGCGGGCGTTCTCGAACTTCTCGGAGTCCAGCGGGGCGGCGCCGTAGCGGACCGCCGCCTCCAGGTGTTCGTGGACCTCGACGGGTTGGTCGAGGTTCAGCAGCGCCAGCGCCATGTTGTAGTGGATGGCGGGGTGGTCCCAGAGCGCGAGAGCCTGACGGTACTTCTCGGCGGCCTGCACGAAGATGGATTCCTTCAGCAAGGCATTGCCCGCGCGGAACAACTCCAGGGCTGTCTTCTGTTTCTCTTGGGAGACCCCCTTGGCCCAGGGGCGCTCCGTCCCCGTCGACAGTTGCTGGGCGGACACGGGCGAGGCCCATGCCAGCAGCAGAAACACCAGGGCCAGGGCCGTTGAAGGCCTGCTCTTCAGCATCCTCGCATTCTCCTCACTTCAAATCGTCGATGATGGGACTGCCCAGCTGCGACTGGAGGCGCTGGACACGCTCCTGCTCGCGGCGCAGCAGGGCCTGGAGTTCCTTGGCGGCCCGGATGGCGTCTTGCTGGGCCTCGCGCGCCGTGACGGCGTTCTGCTCGGCGTTCTTCTTGGCCGTGCGGGCCCGCCACTGGGCAATCTTCGCCTTGCGCAGCGCGCCTTCCAGCTCCGCGTTCTTGCTCTGGAGTTCGTTGTTGGTGAAGGCCACCTGGGCGTTGGCGGTCTCCGCCTCTTGCTGGGCCTTCTGGCGCTCCAGCTCCTTGGCCTGGACTTCGGCGAGGCGTTGCTTGGCCTCTGCTTCCGCCCCGCGCGCGGTGTTTTCTGATTCGCGCGCCACGGACTCGGCGCGTTGGGCGGCTACTGCCTGGCGCTCCGCTTCCTGCTGCGCATTGC encodes the following:
- a CDS encoding DUF4215 domain-containing cysteine-rich repeat protein, coding for MHRNALSADRSLALWMLLAIPLASCFEPASVLCPSGLVCPEGQACAANQAVCIRTPCGDGIVQSDETCDDGNILDRDGCSRDCSSNESCGNRITDLSIGEVCDDGNTTAEDGCSADCKSSELCGNGITDTSVGEVCDDKNLDDGDGCSANCRSNERCGNRVTDLIRGEVCDDGNTVDGDGCSADCRSGEGCGNGTRDSDEECDDGNHSNEDNCVEVSLQCVLARCGDGFVDAQEPRVEACDSQGESATCNSNCTLASCGDGIVNPSAGEQCDTLGRVETSVCDLNCTIAFCGDGDTNTTRGEQCDTAGNSTTCDADCTPALCGDGFANNQAGEQCDTQGNTLACDADCTQAVCGDGFVNPNANEQCDTRGNSLTCDSDCTPAVCGDGFLNLQANEVCDERGNTPGCDSDCTPVSCGDGHTNPAASEECDDRNGSNADACLTTCKLNRCGDGFLNPGKEVCDDGNTTTETTCAYGEETCQRCRADCQQVKNLTGAFCGDGVRNLPEEACDDGNKETETSCPYGTPTCTACQSDCQKALSLEGAYCGDGVQNGGETCDDGNSDSCGTCNATCTKRQSEKASGRIVVKSAFNINDGNTFIVNDGTHLPVTFEFDNNDSWSEDNTPVELEKGNSNNTARNIKNAFDNMSVPLDITATRSNDTVYLTHTLIGSFGNQKITSYIKDFHLHLEGMSGGLGASCDENIRCMKNEDCKPGLICQAELCVEAPLPSDAGTPDSGTPDAGTPDGGDPDAGTSDAGDSDAGTPDAGSPDAGVTLTAD
- a CDS encoding DUF5011 domain-containing protein — protein: MLSGLLALWACVAACSPAPAEAPQEQAPATKNTALASVPVLSPAFPVSAASPGSPPPQQQAFTAAAGHGIYLAVWWEVIGNSPKIFATRVRASDGVPLDASPLLVGGTTGTPFNPAVAFDGTNFLVAWTDYGARPQVLGARVRASDGALLDATPRVLSRSAAGTSPYNAVFLGVHPAVAFDGTNYLVTWDGQWFTGQGYAYGLMGIRVRPSDGSCIESTGFPIAQFGTGLGLGDSKARVAYTGGNYLVAWEQAGDVKAARVTASGQVLDTTPLSLAVSAGHERSPAVAARDGEFLAVWIGADGNLWGRRVRASDGVKLGSSDLFLGTAAVAPPEITFDVADYWVAWQGTRGGARKALITRVTSEGAVSGAELVTADVASGIAAERGAIASVGSGLVLTAYLAKDSSGTTRGWLRLVTAGQLHVSQERAPALPALYGGSFGSAIAEGNGMYFVAWSRIRETPLHPEIVGVRVRISDGAVLDPIPLSLSGEHYATLQPAVAFDGTNFLVVWSNIDIPRIDGARVRASDGVVLDTPPLILDRASGTSFSIRGSHPSVAFDGTNYLVTYGGGRGYGAPGVVNGVMAIRVRPSDGTRIESDSFLVARLGIETEGAGLGPQVTYAGGNYLVAWQQGGEVKAARISASTGQVLDTSPLALGTTGSGRLPAVAAQADTFLAVWSAADGGLWSRRLRASDGVKLGTADLFVGAGAQGSPRVAFDGADYRVTWPALRAGATQLVSNRISPLGVAVAETEFVISSVSNGSDHLQWGGNLAAAGPGRFLVSYAPGSGLAVRMRFVSDDTLPQCGSEAPSIVIGGGAELTLECGSGVYSDPGAQAFDACGHALPVHAYNTGSDSSGPGPNLSAEGTYYVSYTAQDANGSMSTAVRKVIVDDRTAPTLTLQGASQMTHTCGSQWVDPGVQATDACYGNLTAQVWRDGYVNGWAVGTYTVTYSLKDSGGNSAPSVTRTVNVVNCPW
- a CDS encoding PEGA domain-containing protein, producing MLKSRPSTALALVFLLLAWASPVSAQQLSTGTERPWAKGVSQEKQKTALELFRAGNALLKESIFVQAAEKYRQALALWDHPAIHYNMALALLNLDQPVEVHEHLEAAVRYGAAPLDSEKFENARAYKTLVEKQLSRVIITCDSPGASVTLDGRVLFVAPGRYEGLVRPGQHTLLATQEGHPTTDMSRTLLPGETTTLTLKLYTTEELTRYRRHWSAWKPWALMGAGVAVALGGGALHMQSRSSYRDFDTQVSSCGGCVPPQTVTDLRIRGDNLQRVALGTYALGGAAVITGAVLVYINRSQPYRINPGSAANESQAVNLAPLFGGRERGIQATFRF